In Lolium rigidum isolate FL_2022 chromosome 7, APGP_CSIRO_Lrig_0.1, whole genome shotgun sequence, the DNA window aaagtgcttgatgtctacgggagcttctattcttgtagacggtgttgggcctccaagagcgagaggtttgtagaacagcagacaagtttcccttaagtggattacccaaggtttatcgaactcggggaggaagaggtcaaagatatccctctcatgcaaccccgcaaccacaaagcaagaagtctcttgtgtccccaacacacctaataggtgcactagttcggcgaagagatagtgaaatacaggtggtatgaataagtggtggcaacggcaccagaaaagtgctttgcccagaacaataaacaagcaagtagtaacgcatgcagtgagtaacgcagcagtagtaacgcagtaaaacaagaaacaagcagcgatagcgatatttaggaacaaggcctagggattagactttcactagtggacactctcaacattgatcacataacagaatagataaatgcatactctacactcttgttggatgatgaacacattgcgtaggattacacgaaccctcaatgccggagttaacaagctccacaataatgctcatattttagtaacctttagtgtaagatagatcaaaagactaaaccaagtactagcatagcatgcacactcgtcaccttcatgcatatgtaggaggaatagatcacatcaatattatcatagcaatagttaacttcgcaatctacaagagatcatgatcatagcataaaccaagtactaacacggtgcacacactcgtcacctttgcacacgtgcgggaggaataaaactactttaataacattgctagagtagcacatagataaattgtgatacaaacacattgcaatcataaagagatataaataagcacctcactatgccattcatcggtgaataagtattctatgaaatatagcctaagagacccacacggtgcacacactcgtcacctttacacacgtgggacaaggagtctcccggagatcacataggtaaaactcacttgactagcataatgacatctagattacaagcatcatcatatgaatctcaatcatgtaaggcagctcatgagattattgtattgaagtacataggagagagatgaaccacatagctaccggtacagacccggagcctcgatggagaactactcccgcctcatgggagcagcagcggtgatgaagatggcggtggagatggcagcggtgtcgatggagaagccttccggggcacttccccgctccggcagggtgccggaacggagactcctgtcccccagatcttggcttcgcgatggcggcggctctggaaggttttccgtatcgtggttcttcgtctcagggttttcgcgacggaggctttatataggcgaagaggcggcgcaggagggtcgaaggggtggccacaccatagggcggcgcggccagggcctgggccgcgccggcctatggtctgggtggcttgtggcccccctctggtccttctcgggtgttctggatgcttccggtgaaaataggaacctgggtcttgatttcgtccgattccgagaatattttgttactaggatttctgaaaccaaaaacagcagaaaacaacgaatcggcacttcggcatcttgttaataggttagttccagaaaatgcacgaatatgacataaagtgtgcataaaacatgtaggtatcatcaataatatggcatagaacataagaaattatcgatacgtcggagacgtatcaaggccctgCCACGGGTCAACCCTATGCCCAACCAGCTCCGGAAGGAATTCCCAATCCACTACCCTTAGCGGCTTGTATTGGTTGGATCAAGTAAGTGATTGGAAACTTTCCGAGTAGACAGTTGAGCATATTGGTGACACGACGTTGTGAGTCCGGTGGGATCCTCGTCACCACCACCTCATTCTTGTCAAAGTCAATCTTCAGACCCGACATGTTCTCAAATAACAGGAGCATGGTCTTAAGATTAGCAATCCCTACCCATGTTAGGTTCAATCAAAATCATTGTGTCGTCAGCATATTGAAGATGTGTCAACCCCCCCCCCATATAAGATGAGGCACCATACCCTGAATATGTCCAGCCGCGTTGGCTTTGGGCAGGATGGCCGCCAGACCATCCACCAAGAAATCAAACAGGATCGGCGAAAGCGGATCTCCTTGCCGCACACCTCTCGCGTTACGGAAGAAATCCTCGATTTCTCCGTTAACATTAATCATTGTCTGGCCACCCTTGACCAACTACATGAGTCTGTGGACCATCATTGTGGAAAAACCCTTGCGAAGAAGAATCTTCCGAAGAAAGTCCCAGTTTACCATGTCATAAGCCTTCTCGAAGTCCAACTTTAGGAACAAGCCCTCTTGCTTCGTAAAGTGTAGCTCGGGCTCGTGCAAAGCAAGTGCTCCCTCATGGCCTGATGTAGGCATCTACCTTCAATAAAAGCCGTCCGACAGCGATCCATCGTCCAATGCGCAATGGGAGCTCTATCTTGATGTTGAAACTTAAAACTGCACTCTATTAGACTATTGCTGCATTTTTCTCCGAATTAAACTTATGTACCGCgcaatttttttctcaaaaattAAAGCAGCATCTGGAACTGGAAGTACTACGCTCTGCAACTCCCTGGAGCAACTGTATATTTAGACGCAGGTGCTATTCTTCAGAGCTTATACTCCACCACGCCTGCTTCCAAATTCTAGAAGTACTGCTATTCATTCGAAGAAACTTAGCGAACTGAACACTATTTTACTTGGCATGTCGCTGGGTTTCGGCGCGATGAAGTAGCAAGACCAAGCGCGGTGACGTCAACAGATTTTAGCTATGACAACCCTTAAAGAGAAGAGAAGGCCAAAGGCGCGCAAGCTTGGATCAAGAGAGCAGGACATGGAGGGAGGCGTTCTTGGTGGCCGCGCAGACCGGGCACGTGTCCACGGCGGCGTCGCAGGCGGGGCAGAGGCACAGGTGCCGGCACGGCAGCAGCAGCACGCACGACTCACCCTCGCCGCAAGCCTTGCACGCTGCTCTGGACTTGTTGGATGCCTCCGCGCCGTCGTCCCCAGCACCAGCATTATCGTCGCCCACAGGTGTCTCGAAACAGCAGGACCGCGCGTCCTCGGCGTCGGCGCCTTCTCCAGCCGCTCCTTGCGCGGCGGCAGATTGTAGCAGCTGGTCAAGGCTGGCGCGGAGGCCGGCCACGACGGCCTCGTGGCTCTTGGCGACGCCAATCCACGCCTGCCCCTCCGCGCTGATCTGTCCGAGCCTCTCCGACAGGGTCGCGTTGCGGCAGCGCGCGAGCTCGAGCGCGGCCTCCGCGGCACGCAGGCGGCACGCCGCAGCACGCTCCGCCGCCGACAGCAGCGCCCTTACGTGCCGGCGCCGCGCCTGCTCCAACCCCGCGCGCATCCGCTCAGTCTGCAGGCAGAACGTCCACCAGTCAGAACCAGCGCGAATCGGAGCACCGCTCGAGTAGACCAAGAACTCGATTCCAACCGCCGAGAAAAGAGAATGGTTTCTATCTGAAAAAAGAGAATGGTACCTCGACTCTTACGAGCGCATCGATCTCCGTGCACTGATGGGAGAGCGTCGAGAGCAGGTCGTGCTGCAGGCTGGTGGCATTGGTGATCCTCCCGCTGGTGGACGCCGCGCCGGAGCCCGCCGCCCTGGTTAGCACGTCGCCGACGGGCACAAGCCCCTGCGCGTGCGGGTTCTCCAAGAAAGAAGGCGCCGCTGCAACCACGCGCGTCCGCTTCCTCTGCACGAAACCGTGGCCGCAGGCGTTGTCGTTCCAGGCAAGATCAATGTCCGCCACCGCCGGCGCGCGCTGGACCTGCCCGTCCAGGTAAAGGGAACGGTCCGTCATCTCCTCCATCAGAGGCAGACCCCTGAAGCTGTTGTAGACGTGGAGGTCGTGGGAGAGGTTGTGCGCCTGCACAGCCATGGCTTTTGTTGGGGAACAGAGAGGGAGGGCAAGGAGGAACGGATGGGGAGATGGGCGCGGAGGTGTATGCGGAGCGGAGAAGGTTTTTATATGCGCCCGTTCCTGCGGTTGGAGAGAAGCCATAACTTGGAGCGGCACTCGATATCGGGGAAGGAGACGTCACGTTTAAAGGTTGGCGAACTGATATTGGTTAGATAATCAACCGCACATTATGAGAAACAAATCATGTTTACTATAGAGTCCATGCAGGGCGCCATCCCGAAGATTCGAAGATGAGCAGCGTAAAATACGGTAAGTATTGGTTGGATGGGTCAAAAGTCCGATCCATAGGAAAGTGCTTGGTAAACGCGCGAACACGAGATTCTCGCTGCGCAATGCCTTTTCACGCCCGGAACAAATTGAAGAGGCAACCAAACCAGTACTGCCTCTATACCAAAATAATAGGATGCCTATAATATTTTAATATTTCGATAAGGTTATCAGAGTTTGATGTGATCAACTATATAAAAAAGTGCCAATATTTATAATCTCAAATTATTACTTTTAGAACCATGAAATATTTATTCATATAATGTGCATTTAAAATTTTAGATGTCGATATTTTTGTATATAGTTGCCCAAACGTTAAAAAGTTTGATTTGACTGAAAAATATAAGCATCCTAATTTTGGAAGGAGGGAGTATTACGAGAGCACACCTCCCTAGCAAGCTCTTCCCCGAAGTCTTTTGGGAGGTATCGGATAGGAAACCACACATAGTCATGTCTTCTAAAGGTTTTTTAGTCTGACGGGCCGAATAGTGTGACCGGCGCTTTGAGGCGATCACCGCCCTACAATGCTCCTTGCGGGTGCGCCGACGCAAGACGGTACAGATGCGATGAGTGGCAGACCAACCCTGTCATTGACACAACATGGTCCTTGTGTTCTTCTCGTCCGTCTCCCCCTACCCCATCGCCAAACGCGAGGTGAAGGTGGAGTTCTCCATGCTGGCGAGGAGGCGCAACCCCTCGCGGAGTCGCGGGGCATCGTGGCTACAATCGGTGAATGGCCACCATGCCTGGGAGGGGTTGATCAAGGATGCGATCGAGACGTCGACCTGCAATGCATGGGGCAAATCGTAAACCTCACGCATGACGCCACCGACTCTTCTCTAAAATGTGACACCACGCGTGCGTCGTCCCAATCAATTAATTAGGCGCTTTCTCTCTTGCCCCGTCCTGCCACCGATTGTCGTCGATTGTCATCGTCTTAGCTACCACCGCGTCCCACCGCTTGTAGATCGAGCCCCGCCAAAATGCGCCCCGCCGTTTCCCTCAACAAAATAAAGGACGCACCGCCGCGTGAGGAGCAACACCGATTTCCTCGTTGTATGAATTTCATTTGAAATGTCCCAAAGTCTAGAACTTTGTATGAATTGAAGTTTTGTAAGATAGGTGATGTATGAACATCACCTAGAATAGCAGAATTTTATAGGTGACTCAAAAACTGAAGAAAAGGCACAAAAACATGTGATGTATATTTGCTTTTTGGTGATGTATTTTACTCACCTGTTGGAGATGCTTTTATGGGTCATGGAGTGGTAACTTATGGCATGCCACAATGTACTATGCAATCCTAGTCACAGAGTCGTTTAAAAAAGCGGCTCGTTGTGGTGTGAGAGAATTTGCACGAAGTGTCCTCCCTGGTTAACGCGTGTTACAAGAGGAAGCAATGTGAGCATGATGTATAGAGAGATACACTTGGCAGAGTGTGTTGTCTCGGTGTTTCTCTCTTTTCCTTTAGATTCGCATTTGAgaatgaaatatcttgaaaacTATTAGTCTAAATTATGAGATCTTTGCGAGGAGATCTTCAAAATTAATtctcatgttgataggttttgagAGAAAAAAATCTGTATTTCCACAA includes these proteins:
- the LOC124669187 gene encoding probable BOI-related E3 ubiquitin-protein ligase 3; this translates as MAVQAHNLSHDLHVYNSFRGLPLMEEMTDRSLYLDGQVQRAPAVADIDLAWNDNACGHGFVQRKRTRVVAAAPSFLENPHAQGLVPVGDVLTRAAGSGAASTSGRITNATSLQHDLLSTLSHQCTEIDALVRVETERMRAGLEQARRRHVRALLSAAERAAACRLRAAEAALELARCRNATLSERLGQISAEGQAWIGVAKSHEAVVAGLRASLDQLLQSAAAQGAAGEGADAEDARSCCFETPVGDDNAGAGDDGAEASNKSRAACKACGEGESCVLLLPCRHLCLCPACDAAVDTCPVCAATKNASLHVLLS